A stretch of the Proteus sp. ZN5 genome encodes the following:
- a CDS encoding ParM/StbA family protein, producing MFVLGVDIGYSNLKLAIGQSGSEPKTIILPAGAGPADRMPERIGGGDDETCLYVSVDNERWAAGVPAGRLQGWERELHPEYPTTKTYKALFHAALLMAETESIDLVVTGLPVSQFHEPQRKSDLVQRLKGVHQVTPKRSITVHDVKVLPQPAGAYMDLVQTGGDLGLIEEGRVVVIDPGFFSVDWVALEAGEIRYSSSGTSLQAMSVLLETIDKLISEDHGAKVGMDRLEKAMRTGDLQVLLFGEKVDISPYLNAAMKKVAPVALTAMRQSMRDESINADLVLIAGGGALAYKEAAKEIFSRSKIIVPEQSVLANVRGFWFYGA from the coding sequence ATGTTTGTACTAGGCGTAGATATCGGTTACTCAAACCTGAAGCTGGCAATTGGCCAATCAGGTAGTGAACCGAAAACCATTATTCTACCTGCGGGTGCCGGTCCAGCGGATCGTATGCCGGAGCGTATCGGTGGAGGCGATGATGAAACTTGTTTGTATGTCTCTGTCGATAATGAGCGCTGGGCCGCTGGTGTTCCTGCTGGACGCCTTCAAGGCTGGGAACGAGAGCTTCACCCGGAATATCCCACCACAAAAACCTATAAGGCACTTTTTCATGCCGCCTTGTTAATGGCTGAAACAGAATCCATCGATTTGGTTGTCACTGGATTACCGGTTTCCCAGTTTCATGAACCACAACGTAAGTCTGACCTTGTGCAGCGTTTAAAAGGTGTCCATCAAGTGACGCCTAAGCGCAGCATCACCGTTCATGACGTCAAAGTACTACCACAGCCTGCCGGTGCCTATATGGATCTGGTTCAAACGGGTGGTGATCTGGGCTTGATTGAAGAAGGTCGTGTCGTCGTCATTGATCCCGGCTTCTTTTCTGTTGATTGGGTTGCCCTTGAGGCCGGAGAAATTCGCTACAGCTCATCAGGAACCAGTCTTCAGGCAATGTCCGTGCTACTGGAAACCATCGATAAGCTGATTTCGGAAGATCATGGTGCCAAAGTCGGAATGGATCGACTTGAAAAAGCCATGAGAACCGGCGACTTACAGGTCCTGCTATTTGGAGAAAAAGTCGATATTTCACCTTATCTGAATGCTGCCATGAAAAAGGTAGCGCCTGTTGCTCTTACAGCCATGCGTCAATCCATGCGTGACGAAAGCATTAATGCGGACTTGGTATTGATCGCCGGAGGTGGAGCCTTGGCTTATAAGGAAGCGGCCAAGGAGATTTTTTCACGAAGCAAGATCATCGTGCCTGAGCAGTCTGTTTTGGCGAACGTCCGAGGCTTCTGGTTTTATGGGGCATGA
- a CDS encoding transposase: MSTQVIGANEYEGHFAFDLLYNNSSDIQPNTLSTDTHGTNNVNFAILDFFGYTFAPRYAKMKKVFFELFEVTEENGGRIQLKKDINHKLIAEEWDNIQHIVCSLSRKTTTQSTIIRKLSNGKSRRLSALHEYDRLIKSIYVLEYVDNSTLRHYVQQALNRGEAYHQLKCAITSVNGNKFRGGNDYQVSQWGSRDFPL; the protein is encoded by the coding sequence GTGAGTACGCAAGTCATTGGCGCTAACGAATATGAAGGTCACTTTGCTTTTGACTTACTCTATAACAACTCTTCAGATATACAGCCTAATACCTTATCGACCGATACGCATGGTACCAATAATGTTAACTTCGCTATATTAGATTTCTTTGGTTACACATTCGCCCCTCGATACGCGAAAATGAAAAAGGTGTTTTTTGAGCTATTTGAAGTGACTGAAGAGAACGGAGGCCGTATTCAATTAAAGAAAGATATTAATCATAAGCTAATTGCTGAAGAATGGGACAATATTCAGCATATTGTTTGTTCATTGAGTCGTAAAACCACCACTCAAAGCACAATCATTAGAAAGTTGAGTAACGGCAAGAGCCGAAGATTGTCAGCATTGCATGAGTACGACCGTTTAATTAAATCTATTTATGTTTTGGAGTATGTTGATAATTCAACGTTGCGTCATTACGTCCAGCAAGCCTTGAACAGAGGTGAAGCATACCATCAGTTAAAATGTGCTATTACTTCAGTTAATGGCAATAAATTTCGTGGGGGGAATGATTACCAAGTATCACAATGGGGTTCTAGGGATTTTCCCCTCTAA
- the umuC gene encoding translesion error-prone DNA polymerase V subunit UmuC: MPTLKNRQRVGLGDFSGVRRQQPMRQNGCSLTRLFLAGILSQLYALYADLSSRVMRTLEEMAPRVEVYSIDEAFLDLTGIESAISLVEFGQQVRERIGHWIGITVCVGIAPTKTLAKLANHAAKKYPATQGVVDLTNPDRQRRLLALVPVDDVWGVGRRLSKRLNALGITTALDLANASPRAIRDQFSEVLERTVRELNGESCIELEEIPPTKKQIVCSRSFGVKVTHFEFLSEAVCEYATRATEKLRKEQQQAKVLTVFIRTSPFKDNEPQYSNSASGELLIPSCDTRDFIELANHLLKRIWKDGFRYAKAGVMLSDFYDPGMFQPGLFDDVSTRSNSQQLMSVLDTINQSGAGKVFFAGQGLKKDWSMKREHLSPAYTTRWDQLPRVK, from the coding sequence ATGCCCACCTTAAAAAATAGACAGCGGGTTGGGCTGGGTGATTTTTCTGGTGTTAGACGCCAGCAACCCATGCGGCAGAATGGTTGCTCACTTACTCGTCTATTTTTAGCGGGAATTCTTAGCCAACTGTACGCGCTGTATGCAGATTTAAGCAGTCGAGTGATGCGCACTTTGGAGGAGATGGCACCACGAGTAGAGGTTTACTCTATTGACGAAGCGTTTTTGGATTTAACCGGTATTGAGTCTGCCATATCTCTTGTCGAGTTCGGACAACAAGTGCGAGAGCGCATAGGCCACTGGATTGGGATCACCGTCTGTGTAGGCATTGCACCGACTAAAACACTCGCCAAACTGGCTAACCATGCCGCCAAAAAATATCCAGCTACTCAGGGGGTTGTAGACCTGACCAATCCAGATCGGCAACGTCGATTGCTCGCATTAGTCCCGGTTGATGATGTTTGGGGCGTTGGTAGACGGCTTTCTAAGCGTTTAAATGCGTTGGGTATCACCACAGCCTTAGATCTCGCCAATGCCTCTCCTAGAGCCATCAGAGACCAGTTTTCAGAGGTTTTAGAAAGAACCGTCAGAGAGCTCAATGGTGAGTCGTGCATTGAACTTGAAGAGATCCCGCCAACTAAGAAGCAAATCGTCTGTAGCCGTTCATTTGGCGTAAAAGTGACGCACTTTGAATTTTTAAGTGAAGCCGTATGCGAATACGCAACCCGCGCCACTGAGAAACTTCGCAAAGAACAGCAGCAAGCCAAAGTGCTGACCGTGTTCATACGTACCAGCCCCTTTAAGGACAACGAGCCGCAGTACAGCAACTCTGCATCGGGTGAATTGCTAATCCCCAGTTGCGACACGCGGGATTTTATCGAGCTGGCCAATCACTTACTCAAGCGGATATGGAAGGATGGTTTTCGTTATGCCAAAGCGGGCGTCATGCTGTCTGACTTTTACGATCCTGGCATGTTTCAACCAGGACTATTCGATGACGTATCGACCCGCTCTAATAGCCAGCAGCTAATGTCTGTATTGGACACCATTAACCAAAGCGGTGCCGGAAAGGTTTTCTTTGCTGGACAAGGACTCAAGAAAGATTGGTCGATGAAGCGAGAGCATTTGTCTCCCGCTTATACAACACGCTGGGACCAGTTACCGCGAGTGAAGTAG
- the mobI gene encoding conjugative transfer protein MobI(A/C), with the protein MDGEIGLVEIVNEQWKADVSDLLQQETDRLKALARAEVDDFWVTHYKVRENEPFKDWGLLGVRIRDFKYGFGIEWYINSFHGQRGKRVVFSKGLRISKTKLRYAFLDCQGLAKEWELALAMEKEEFFSDIRRQVDKLNMLRRRVNAY; encoded by the coding sequence TTGGATGGGGAAATTGGTTTGGTAGAAATCGTCAATGAACAATGGAAAGCAGATGTATCAGATTTACTTCAGCAAGAAACGGACAGGCTAAAAGCGCTGGCACGAGCTGAAGTTGATGACTTTTGGGTTACCCATTACAAGGTTCGAGAGAATGAGCCCTTTAAAGACTGGGGTCTGCTTGGTGTCCGTATCAGAGACTTTAAGTATGGCTTTGGCATAGAGTGGTATATCAACAGTTTTCACGGTCAACGAGGCAAACGCGTGGTCTTTAGCAAGGGGCTGCGTATCTCAAAGACGAAGCTGAGATACGCATTTTTAGACTGCCAAGGTTTGGCCAAAGAATGGGAGCTAGCGCTGGCCATGGAGAAAGAGGAATTCTTCAGTGATATTCGACGCCAGGTTGATAAGCTCAACATGCTGCGTCGCAGAGTGAATGCGTATTGA
- a CDS encoding Tn3 family transposase, whose product MAIKNEITILTRAEQADLYSPPIFSIEEQRLYFSLNDAELAVFRSIRLRAHRCYFVAILGYFKSKPVILDIAYSQVSKDLMFISKELLGGKGLRPFTPSQKQKDRLYAKVLDLAGYHKWDESQHFNSLFDHLVQVGNAWLEPRYLFDTAIEFLTSHSIAIPRYTVLQRLISRAMQQVRKDLAHQLNQLTSPELHVFLDSITAIDDGLSLNQLRGGAKSLTVPELKKELALYHQLAPWRTQINGVIDGLNLSLKNRQHFGELINYYGSKLKRFKRAQQHLWLLCHLTERIQLALERLTDGFIYHIRKQQEAANTFAQQAVFLSWQSAADNVTKAAELLHLFVDENIDDNQPFSVVRQQALKVMNDRDIQTLCLYLKKQKRTVEEYQWQHYDEQCNLLEQLLRQVFLCLECEAGKGSEAVVAQLQQMQTEIAFGGPLKTMDTSLIPKKHLPWLVKQDNVNPQRYEWLLYRQLTSRLNGRIYLPNVTKYRALKDDLIPQTSQDTLLASSTLDRLKQPAELLLQEKQHRLESALKDVALHIDEGDNRNVIMKNRTGTRWRLPTKSATSLVNNPFFKRMQPVGIADVLRYVERETGFMKCLTHVLPIQKQGFTHQDDLLAILIANATHRGVYGMAQISDRSYEHLSTVQANYIRPETLHDASDVINNAVAALPIFRHYHIQEDQLHASADGQKFETHLETFKTRYSSKYFGTNKGITAMTLVANHSALNARIIGSNEHESHYIYDLLQSNSSEIKPDVLSTDTHGVNHVNFALLDLCGYSFAPRYAQFSSVINDLFDVTESEQGSTILALKKPIRTNVITTGWQDIRRIVLSLQTKRTTQAMLVRKLSGYPSGHPILQALTEYNRLVKAQYLLDYIDDASLRQYVQRALNRGEAWHFLRRAIASVNGDQFRGKNESEIAIWNECARLLANAIIYFNSAILSHLLGHFEARGDEEKAGITRAVSPVAWQNINLSGTYNFTNTGKLPNIGEITRPIVDD is encoded by the coding sequence ATGGCCATCAAAAACGAAATTACTATTCTCACGAGAGCAGAACAGGCAGATCTTTATTCCCCACCCATTTTTTCAATCGAAGAACAACGTCTGTACTTTTCTCTGAACGATGCGGAATTGGCAGTTTTTCGGTCAATTCGTCTCAGAGCTCATAGATGTTACTTTGTCGCGATTTTGGGATACTTCAAATCAAAGCCCGTCATCCTAGATATCGCTTACTCGCAGGTTTCTAAGGATTTAATGTTCATCAGTAAAGAGCTGCTTGGCGGCAAGGGGCTCAGACCATTCACTCCCTCACAAAAACAAAAAGATCGACTCTACGCAAAAGTATTAGACCTTGCTGGTTATCACAAATGGGACGAAAGTCAGCACTTCAATTCTCTTTTCGACCACCTTGTTCAGGTGGGCAATGCCTGGCTGGAGCCGCGTTACCTCTTTGATACTGCTATTGAATTCCTAACCAGTCACAGCATTGCTATCCCTAGGTACACCGTACTCCAGAGACTGATAAGCAGAGCGATGCAGCAGGTCAGAAAAGACCTGGCGCACCAACTTAATCAACTCACCAGTCCTGAACTTCACGTCTTTCTGGACAGCATAACAGCCATTGATGACGGACTAAGCCTGAACCAGCTCAGAGGCGGTGCAAAAAGTCTGACCGTACCTGAACTTAAAAAAGAGCTTGCCCTTTATCATCAGTTAGCGCCATGGCGCACGCAAATCAATGGCGTTATCGATGGGCTTAATCTGTCTCTTAAAAATCGACAACACTTCGGTGAGCTCATCAACTATTACGGTAGTAAACTCAAACGATTCAAACGCGCACAGCAGCATCTATGGTTGCTATGTCACCTGACAGAGCGGATACAACTGGCACTGGAACGGTTAACTGATGGGTTCATTTACCATATCCGCAAGCAACAAGAAGCTGCCAACACCTTTGCACAACAAGCAGTGTTCCTGTCCTGGCAGTCAGCCGCGGACAATGTCACGAAAGCGGCAGAGTTACTGCATCTGTTTGTGGATGAGAACATTGATGATAATCAACCCTTCTCAGTAGTCAGACAACAGGCATTGAAGGTCATGAATGACAGGGATATCCAGACCCTCTGCCTTTACCTGAAAAAACAGAAACGGACCGTGGAAGAGTACCAGTGGCAACATTACGATGAACAATGCAATCTCCTGGAGCAACTGTTAAGGCAGGTGTTCTTGTGCCTTGAATGTGAGGCCGGTAAAGGCTCAGAAGCCGTCGTCGCCCAACTTCAACAGATGCAGACGGAAATCGCATTCGGTGGACCACTGAAGACGATGGATACGTCGCTCATCCCGAAAAAGCACCTCCCATGGTTGGTTAAACAGGATAACGTTAACCCGCAACGTTACGAATGGCTGCTCTACCGGCAGTTAACCTCACGACTGAATGGACGCATTTATTTGCCAAATGTTACCAAATACCGCGCACTGAAAGACGACCTGATCCCCCAGACATCGCAGGATACCTTGCTGGCCTCATCAACACTGGACAGACTAAAACAGCCCGCAGAGTTATTGTTACAGGAGAAACAACACCGGCTGGAAAGTGCACTCAAAGACGTTGCTCTCCATATTGATGAGGGAGACAATCGAAATGTGATCATGAAAAATCGTACCGGTACCCGCTGGCGTCTGCCGACCAAAAGCGCTACATCTCTGGTCAACAATCCCTTTTTTAAGCGAATGCAACCGGTCGGTATCGCGGATGTACTGCGGTATGTAGAGCGCGAAACCGGGTTCATGAAATGTCTGACTCATGTACTTCCGATACAAAAACAAGGGTTCACTCATCAGGATGATTTACTGGCCATTCTGATTGCCAACGCCACTCACCGTGGTGTGTATGGCATGGCGCAGATCTCCGATCGAAGCTATGAACACCTGAGTACGGTGCAGGCCAACTATATCCGGCCTGAAACGCTGCATGACGCCAGCGACGTGATCAATAATGCGGTTGCAGCGCTACCCATCTTCCGCCACTACCATATTCAGGAGGACCAGCTGCATGCCAGTGCGGATGGTCAGAAATTCGAAACCCATCTGGAAACCTTTAAAACCCGGTACTCCTCTAAGTATTTCGGCACCAACAAAGGGATCACGGCCATGACACTGGTGGCCAACCACAGCGCCCTCAATGCTCGGATCATCGGTTCCAACGAGCACGAATCACACTATATTTATGACCTGTTACAATCCAACAGCAGTGAAATCAAACCTGACGTACTCTCGACAGATACACACGGTGTCAATCATGTTAACTTCGCCTTACTGGATCTATGCGGTTACAGTTTTGCACCGCGATACGCGCAGTTCAGTAGTGTCATCAATGATCTGTTTGATGTGACTGAAAGTGAACAAGGCAGCACCATACTGGCGCTAAAGAAGCCTATCAGAACGAATGTTATTACAACGGGATGGCAAGATATCAGGCGTATTGTTCTGTCACTTCAGACAAAGCGGACGACACAAGCAATGCTGGTAAGAAAGTTGTCTGGTTACCCTTCTGGACACCCAATATTACAGGCTCTGACGGAGTATAATCGACTGGTTAAAGCGCAATATTTACTTGACTACATCGACGATGCCAGTTTGCGGCAGTATGTGCAACGTGCCCTGAACCGGGGAGAAGCATGGCACTTCCTTAGACGAGCCATTGCGTCGGTGAATGGTGATCAGTTCCGTGGCAAAAACGAGTCTGAAATCGCTATCTGGAATGAATGCGCAAGATTGCTTGCCAACGCGATCATCTACTTCAACTCCGCGATACTGAGTCATCTTCTGGGACACTTTGAAGCGAGAGGAGATGAAGAGAAAGCGGGTATCACTCGTGCTGTTTCGCCCGTTGCGTGGCAAAATATCAACTTAAGCGGAACGTATAACTTCACTAATACTGGGAAATTGCCCAATATTGGCGAAATAACAAGGCCGATAGTGGATGATTAG